In the Phyllopteryx taeniolatus isolate TA_2022b chromosome 1, UOR_Ptae_1.2, whole genome shotgun sequence genome, ATGTAACTTGCCTCCAAAGCTGGGAAACACTGAACTACACCAACCACTTCAAAACGGAAAACAATTGCTGCAACGGGTAACATTTTAAAGTGTATTGTAATGAGGAAGGGGGACGTATTTTTATGGGTACCCTTTTTGGCGGTAATGGAacgattaattttttttcctttggtgtCACATGTAATGGTGTTTTTAACGGGAATGAACAAGTGGAACGGCTTAGCCTTTGCAATGAGCGTTATCAGTttctgattcattttttttccccatcacatGACAAAAGGTTAATTTCTGTACAATTGTATCTTCAAATGTTATTACTTGACAATAACTGGTCCAGGCTATGCTAGCATATGATAGTGTTTTACCTGAAAACGTTTCAATATGATTCATCAGAATTTTGAGTTtaagtgaatttttttattgggcttgatttttatttttttttggtctgcttTAAGTCAAATTTAAACCCAGCAACTATGATGTAAACCATGGAGTAACAACTCCTGGGCTTTATATGCCTGGGATGGTTAGTTCATGAATCATCTGAATTGATGATTCAAAACGTTCTACTGAATCACTAGTCAGAGGTCTGTATTAACACCGAGTCACATTTTGAGTCAACCGGATCACTTTACAGACAACATGCAGCACAGTACAATACGGGGAGAAAAAGGGTGTTGCATAATCTTTTATCCATTTAActacaaataaaacatattccaaaattcaataaatactTTATGTGTGCTGTGCGATTTCATGTAGGACACACGAGCAAACGTATCAAGGTGACATGTTGAGTAGTTGATGTTGCAGACGGTCAGGTCATGTCACGACGTGGTGCTCGGCCCTGGCAGACGAAAGGACAAGACAAAGGTGGTGAGACTACACTGTAGTAATGCGGGGTACACATTCTGACAATGAAGTCAAATTTTTCCTCCCTTGCAATGTCAGTAAAGGCAACGTTCTGGGATGTTTCTGAAAGATTAGCCTGACTGATTATCCTGCGGTGCGGCGTGTGTTAAGAGTGGTTTTCTTTTCCCTCTTGCATTATACccctttattttattacattttttttttaaataaatatttcaattaacaaaataattgagaTAATTAAAAATTGACATGAATGTACCCCTGATTAACATATAGTTGGTACATTAACTGGCAAGTCGGCTTTAATACGCGCGTTGAGCAGCTCCTCTTAGTCTTCCTTCATGTTATCGATGAGCTcctgtgtcctccgggccaactTCCTCCTCTCGGCCTGCTGCTGCTTGAGCGCTGCCTCGGCCTTTTTACTCTGGTAGATCTTCACCCCAGCGAAGGCCAAACATAGGATCAGCGTCTTCAGGGCTAAAATGTACAAGAGTACAGGTACGTTGTCCAAAGCCTGCCAACAGAGAAGACGAGAAGTGTGGTGACTACACGGTTTCCTGACCACTGAAGAGGGAtactaaaagaaaaataaaatgtaacgcAGCAGCCCTGGTATACGCTGTAACAGCTGTGAGAGACTTAAGTCTATTCAGTTgtcaattttaggacttgcttAGCTAAAATGTAAGAAGACTGGACTTGACCATTTTTGCCATTGGAAAATGTTCATTCAACAgagtactatatatatatatttttttaaatgtacttttttttttttttttttacaatctgcCAGTATGATAGGATGCGTAGTGCAGAGGCGACTTCATTTGGGTTCAAGATTGTTTTTGATCAAATTGGGAAAGAGAATAGCAAAATGCAAAGTTTGCGATTCGAAGTTGAGAGACGCAACCACTACGATATCTGACTACTTCTGTCACTATAGAAGTCCCAAAGACAAGAAAGCTACACGAGTTTCACAGTTGATCTCACCAAATGCTGGTCGAACATTAAGCTACGTTATTTGTGCGTTTGGTTGAGAAGGCACAGACACTGGAAGTTTCGCAGAAATGCATTAATGTGTAGACATTGACATGTTCATGGAACAGATTAGTTCAGAGAACCGCGTTGTGCAAAAAAGcattgaaacattgaacagctgcacgtgcattcaaaagtttagatgAGGCCAAATGAATTAGTTTAACTTAGCATTAGCATGACCCGAGCGACAACTGACGGTGTAAGATTTCGGTAAAGATTTaacagaaggggggggggggatcacgaAGAGCAGAAGACAAGCAGTCAATGACGCGTTTGGAATTGTTTACCTTCCAATTGATCATTTTAGCTTATGAAGCGTTCAAGTTTGTCTTCGGGGAACTGTACCAGAGGACAACTGAACCTTCAATGAAAGAGGCGGGGCTTCAAGTTAATAGCCAATCAAAATCTTTAGTCGTGATGCATTCTGGGTAGCTGCGATAAAAGTGGCTACCcgtttttatttagttaaatccgattgattattttttatttttttttgcaacgcGGTGGTCAAACAGAGTCCCTAAAATCTTGTATGTAAGTCTGAAAAGGAAGTACACAATTGTTTCCATCACAGTCGTAATGCTATTGAAGACGTCACTCAGGGCTTGGTTGGAGTTAGTTCGTGGTGTACACGTTAGTATTTATAGCGGACCAATAGCATTAATGCTCACAAATCAACCACCATTGCACCGTTGGCGTCCCAGTAATGTTTTTACATACAATGTCTCAACAGCGCCAAATCTTGTTACGTAGTCAcggtggccgagaggttaaggcgtTGGACTCGAAATCCAATGGGGTTTCCCCGCACAGGTTCGAATCCTGTTCGTGACGAATTGCTTTTGTTTGAATGAACAACCGTTCCAAATCCAAATCTTATTCTCGTCCCAACCCTGTAGTAGTTCTAACAATGCAACTCTCAAAATCGGGAAGTCCCAATAATCGATTACAGTTTCTGACATTCAGCCACCCACTTTCAaagtcttattattattattattttttttgtcaatacagtgaaaaagtattgccttctcaaattctgatatttttgGATAGTTCCCtcacttaaatgtttaagatcatcaaacaaatataaatatcagacaaatataacccaagtgaacttaaaatgctatttttaaatagtgatttcaTTTATAAAGGGGAAAGAAAATCTATTCAGTTACTTGGgcttgcatgaaaaaaaataatgccccCTAAAACTAAGAATTGGTCAGGCCATACTCAgcggcaacaactgaaatcaagcattttctacaaCTGGCAATGAGCCTTTGAAAATATTTCGCCCAcccttccttgcagaattgtttgaattcagcaaaaatggagggttttcgagcatgaattcaatcaaattcaagtctggactttgactaggccactccaaaaccttcattttgtttttttaagccattcagaaattgacttgctggtgtgttttggatcgtgatcctgctgcagaactcaagtgcgcttcagcttgaagtcACTAAccgatggctgaacattctccttcgggattttcgaattcatggttccataaATCACagtaagttgtccaggtcctgaagaagcaaagcagcccaacaCCATCACACAACCACCACCATGTTGACTGTTgctttgatgttctttttctgaaatgttgtgatacatttacgccagatgtaacgagacacactcCTTCCAAAAGGCtcaacatttattcatccatATAAAATTCTCCCAAAAGCCTTGGGAATCATTtagatgtttttgttgcaaaagtcagacgagcctttatgttctttttggtcagcagtggtttttggcTTGGAACTccgccatggatgccatttttgctcagtctctttcttattgttgcgtcatgaactctgaccttaactgaggcaagggaggcctgcagttctttccaagttgtcctgagttcctttgtggcctcctgttctcttggggtaatgtttgtaggccggccactcctgggaagtttcaccactgttccatgttttctccatgtgaggataatggctctccttatggttcgctggaatcctcaAGCTTTATAAATGGCTTTAGTAACCCTTTCTCGACTGATAGAtgccaattactttatttcgCAACTGTTCTTGACTttgtttggatcgtgtcatttctTTGCAGCTTTTTTATATCTTTATTGTCCCACTTGATTTggtcagacaggttctgtttaagtgatttcttgattgaacaggtctggaggtaatcaggcttgggtgtgatcagtgataATTCACCCAAAAAATTGTGATATGCCTTATTTAATTCATGATTGAACAAGGGGAGCGATTACTTTTTCATACAGggtcaggtaactttgaatagtttcttcctcaataaatgaaatcatttaaaaacagcattttaagttcacttattTGTctgctatttacatttgtttgatgactgtaaacaaaaagaatgtactttttcacggcaccgTGTGCCccacaattggctggcaaccagctcagggtgtaccctgcttctcggcccaaagtcagctgggttaggctccagcacacctgtgaccctcgtgaagataagctgtttggaaaatggatggatgcatgactGGACAGtatacaacaacagcaaaataacAGGAGGCGAGCCATCATCCTTCCATCAACATGAACAGATTTTTATATGTTCAGAGCAATAAATATTTCCACGTTTGCCTCTGCAATGTTGTCCAAAACAAAGTTACAAGTAATATAATTCTATACATGGCTAAATCATctttaaaataatgtaatctctgtggacacatacagtatttgacacTACTGGTACATTTGTACACGTACTACCTCAGCACAGGAAGCAGACaacatttgtcatttgattttctttagagaaaaaaaaaaacaaaaacaaaaaaacaacacaatccaTTTTGCCGGCAGCAGCGGTCAGAAAATATttcctgtaaaatgaaaaatgttggtCTTGGTTCCTGATGAAAAGAGCTGCTTTTCATTGAATTCAACATGTTTATGTACATAGTGGCTTATAATACAAACTTCCATTCAGTGCAgatactgtaataataaataagacaTGCACAGCAATAATGGAGAGAAGAGCTGGGCCGAGAGAGCATCATGCCTCTATTTTTACGTCTTTTCAGACGTCAACGTGCTGCACacctaaaaacacacacgcattttcatttttcatccagTCTTGATTGCTTTTAAGTGAACGCTCAATCATTGCGAAATCAAACaggtcaggggaaaaaaaaaattcatttaagtCAATTATTGCATGTGTTAGCGCAGCGTCACACTAGCCCCGCGGCCGACAAAAGCCACGCGAAACGGCAAGATGGCGTCCGAGCGCGATGACCCAAACACTGCACCGTACATTATCATCACTTCATGAAATCGTTGTTACTTCATTAAAATATGGCTCTGAGCATATGACGTGTTTGCTGGAAATTGTTGGCAAATCATGTTGTATTCAGTGTCAAGATTTGAAGTTATTACCAATGCACGTTCAGTGTTAAGTACTTCAAGTCAAGCGACATATTCAGTGTAAAAATTTCAAGTTACGTTACCTGTTAAGTGTAAAGGCTTCAAGTCATTAAGTCATGTGATTCAGACAGTGTAAAGACACTTCAATTTCAAGTCATGTGACATGTTCAGTGTAAAGACATTTCAAGTCATCATCATGTCATGTGACAAGTTTAGTGTAAGAACAAGTCGTGACACGTCAGTGTAGTCTTCAAATCATCAAGTAATGTAAAGTTTTCAGTGTAAAGATTTCAAGTCATCATCAGGTAATCTAAGTCTTCAGGGAACGTTGCATAAAcccagttttgcttttttgttatttaaaaaaagaaaagtcaaatcgGACTCAATAGTCTTCCctgggaatgaaaaaaaagaggggaGCCAAGAAGGTGCCCAGAGGAACGCCCTCACGCCGTTTCCACTCC is a window encoding:
- the LOC133479409 gene encoding small integral membrane protein 11-like, which gives rise to MINWKALDNVPVLLYILALKTLILCLAFAGVKIYQSKKAEAALKQQQAERRKLARRTQELIDNMKED